One window from the genome of Antechinus flavipes isolate AdamAnt ecotype Samford, QLD, Australia chromosome X, AdamAnt_v2, whole genome shotgun sequence encodes:
- the LOC127542593 gene encoding casein kinase I-like, protein MASTSSPRQPFIVGGKYKVIRKIGAGAFGDIYLATNLLTGQEVAVKFESQRTTHPQLMYESRLYRALEGGVGIPHTRWFGQEKNYSALVMDLLGPSLEDLFNYCSRKFSLKTILLLADQMLTRIEYVHSKDFIHRDIKPNNFVMGLGRHRNKLFLIDFGLAKKYRDSKNNKHNPFRSDKNLTGTARYASINAHLGFEQSRRDDLEALGYVLMYFNKSGLPWQGIRAQDRVQKYEKIREIKMNMPIEVLCKGFPQEFAIYMKYCRSLRFSETPNYAYLRQLFSNLFNAMTPPHKAGDHTFDWSILKQRSLQAGTYTRPFPVDF, encoded by the coding sequence ATGGCCTCTACTAGTTCTCCAAGGCAACCGTTTATTGTGGGaggaaaatataaagtaattagaAAGATCGGGGCTGGGGCTTTTGGGGATATCTATCTTGCAACCAATCTGTTAACTGGTCAGGAAGTAGCCGTGAAGTTTGAATCTCAGAGGACCACGCACCCTCAGCTAATGTATGAAAGCAGGCTCTATAGGGCCCTCGAGGGTGGCGTGGGGATTCCTCATACCCGTTGGTTTGGTCAAGAGAAAAATTACAGCGCTCTTGTTATGGATTTACTGGGGCCCAGCTTAGAAGACCTTTTTAATTACTGCTCCCGGAAATTCAGTTTAAAGACCATCTTGTTGTTAGCTGACCAGATGCTTACCAGAATTGAATATGTACATAGCAAAGATTTCATACATAGAGATATCAAACCTAATAATTTCGTGATGGGCTTGGGGCGTCACCGCAATAAATTGTTTCTGATTGATTTTGGTTTAGCCAAAAAGTATCGCGATAGCAAGAACAATAAGCACAACCCATTCCGTTCAGATAAAAATCTAACAGGTACTGCTAGGTACGCCAGTATCAATGCCCATCTAGGTTTTGAACAAAGCCGCAGAGATGATCTTGAGGCACTTGGCTATGTATTGATGTATTTCAACAAATCAGGCCTTCCCTGGCAAGGAATAAGAGCACAAGACAGAGTgcagaaatatgaaaagattcgTGAAATAAAGATGAATATGCCTATTGAGGTATTATGCAAGGGCTTTCCACAAGAATTTGCCATATACATGAAGTACTGTCGCTCCCTTCGCTTTAGTGAAACTCCTAATTATGCATATCTCAGGCAATTATTCAGCAATCTTTTCAATGCCATGACCCCACCACACAAGGCGGGCGATCATACCTTTGATTGGAGCATCCTGAAGCAGAGATCCCTGCAGGCAGGTACTTATACACGTCCCTTCCCAGTAGATTTCTAA